A genomic window from Thunnus maccoyii chromosome 2, fThuMac1.1, whole genome shotgun sequence includes:
- the LOC121904831 gene encoding CD48 antigen-like isoform X2, which produces MEAQMRIILFLTVIISSANEEVKNLTSTEGGSITLPDPVKEKGYLSFERTNIAAVNKGEVEIEVDIYIGRLHWDKNNGNFTITGLQRNDSGIFAIDSKKGRIFTKSYKLTVYESVSLPAVNTSNLSAESCILLCSVEKGEETTLLWYKDEEILNQSSSALSLPLTVHKQDFSSSYRCEAANPAEKKTVVADMKTFCGHDDADNSNDTNTRYYFGIIISIVLAVFVVLIAIITKKKCLNKTKTTTRQTQGRFGEHRHRCQLY; this is translated from the exons ATGGAGGCACAGATGAGAATTATTCTCTTTCTTACGG tcaTAATCTCATCTGCTAATGAGGAAGTGAAGAACCTGACCAGCACTGAGGGAGGATCCATCACTCTACCTGACCCTGTGAAGGAGAAAGGATATCTTTCATTTGAAAGAACAAATATTGCTGCAGTGAACAAGGGGGAAGTTGAGATAGAAGTGGACATTTACATAGGCAGACTTCACTGGGATAAAAACAATGGaaattttacaatcacaggacTGCAGAGGAATGACTCAGGGATTTTTGCTATTGACTCTAAAAAAGGACGTATTTTCACTAAATCCTACAAACTCACAGTGTATG AGTCTGTATCACTTCCTGCAGTGAACACATCGAATTTGAGTGCTGAGAGCTGCATCTTGCTGTGTTCTGTGGAGAAAGGTGAAGAGACGACACTGTTGTGGTACAAAGACGAGGAGATACTGAACcagagcagctctgctctctctctgcctctcactgTACACAAGCAGGATTTCAGCTCCTCTTATAGATGTGAGGCTGCCAACCCTGCTGAAAAGAAGACTGTTGTAGCTGATATGAAGACATTCTGTGGACACGATGATGCAGACAACAgtaatgacacaaacacaagataTT atTTTGGAATTATAATCTCCATCGTGCTTGCTGTATTTGTTGTACTTATTGCCATTATTACCAAGAAGAAGTGTCTTAACAAAACCAAGACGACAACCAGACAAACACAAGGCAg ATTCGGTGAACACAGACACAGGTGTCAACTATACTGA
- the LOC121882332 gene encoding uncharacterized protein LOC121882332 isoform X1, which translates to MVQWHLCTLEHLMNSGFGRPFPRHGLQLLFWFANHCVTCELINSVLVMKLVSDCQPERGFFGFHLFGNNEGLLPVLSRPRRGMSKRKMAYFEVGNLNTETYPSSANLPTYVRENYEFNGNCVNYNIDRIIISYQVRTRVVETVYVTEHDTAVFGRFSPDRTHEISCELIQALQNPQLDLTTFLTQMGYYGDMVVVQDNNIDETHYLEPSAQPMYNMVQTNSGSTTMEQSDNLRFFSEAFNQQLNVNIEPFSSDQQGYYTVNITQYNSGLAVEVQPKYRRPKAKKRQQALWQSYCHSEWERAYKGFAEESNKRNGGGGGGGGGIGLIRILLSVGALYLAARCFSWLRSWWKTDLNEHVLKMIPWRTPSYQRTHIMLDYVY; encoded by the exons ATGGTACAATGGCACCTCTGCACTCTAGAGCACCTCATGAATTCAGGTTTTGGCCGTCCTTTTCCACGACATGGCCTCCAGCTCCTGTTTTGGTTTGCCAACCACTGTGTGACCTGTGAACTCATTAACTCTGTGCTCGTCATGAAG CTGGTGTCAGATTGTCAACCAGAGAGAGGGTTCTTCGGCTTCCATCTGTTTGGTAATAATGAGGGGCTTCTGCCTGTACTGAGCAGGCCCAGGAGGGGCATGAGTAAGAGAAAG atgGCTTACTTTGAAGTTGGcaacctgaacacagaaaccTACCCATCTTCTGCAAACCTCCCGACATATGTGAGGGAAAATTATGAATTCAATGGTAACTGTGTTAATTACAATATAGACCGCATCATCATCAGTTACCAGGTGAGAACCAGGGTGGTAGAGACGGTGTATGTCACAGAGCATGACACAGCTGTCTTTGGGAGGTTCAGTCCTGACAGGACTCATGAAATCAGCTGTGAACTGATCCAAGCCCTGCAGAACCCACAGCTAGATCTCACCACCTTTCTCACCCAGATGGGCTACTATGGAGATATGGTGGTGGTTCAGGATAACAATATAGATGAGACACACTACCTAGAGCCCTCTGCTCAGCCAATGTATAACATGGTGCAGACCAACAGTGGATCCACAACAATGGAGCAAAGTGACAACTTAAGATTCTTCTCAGAAGCCTTCAATCAGCAGCTAAATGTCAACATAGAACCATTCAGCTCTGACCAGCAAGGGTACTACACTGTCAACATAACCCAATACAACAGCGGACTTGCGGTCGAAGTGCAACCTAAATACAGGAGGCCTAAAGCCAAGAAGAGACAACAAGCTTTGTGGCAAAGTTATTGCCATTCTGAGTGGGAGCGGGCTTATAAAG GTTTTGCTGAGGAATCCAATAAAAGGAATGGAGGAGGCGGTGGAGGCGGCGGCGGCATCGGCCTCATCAGAATTCTCCTCAGTGTTGGAGCGCTCTACTTGGCAGCCAGATGTTTCAGCTGGCTGAGGAGCTGGTGGAAGACGGACTTGAATGAACACGTTCTCAAGATGATACCGTGGAGGACTCCAAGTTATCAACGTACACATATCATGCTGGATTATGTGTATTAG
- the LOC121904831 gene encoding CD48 antigen-like isoform X1, translated as MEAQMRIILFLTVIISSANEEVKNLTSTEGGSITLPDPVKEKGYLSFERTNIAAVNKGEVEIEVDIYIGRLHWDKNNGNFTITGLQRNDSGIFAIDSKKGRIFTKSYKLTVYESVSLPAVNTSNLSAESCILLCSVEKGEETTLLWYKDEEILNQSSSALSLPLTVHKQDFSSSYRCEAANPAEKKTVVADMKTFCGHDDADNSNDTNTRYYFGIIISIVLAVFVVLIAIITKKKCLNKTKTTTRQTQDSVNTDTGVNYTDVQISGNRPCQAGNLSDSPGTVDRSNLTTVYDKLEAHRMLHTDTAENVSDELSTYSNFAANH; from the exons ATGGAGGCACAGATGAGAATTATTCTCTTTCTTACGG tcaTAATCTCATCTGCTAATGAGGAAGTGAAGAACCTGACCAGCACTGAGGGAGGATCCATCACTCTACCTGACCCTGTGAAGGAGAAAGGATATCTTTCATTTGAAAGAACAAATATTGCTGCAGTGAACAAGGGGGAAGTTGAGATAGAAGTGGACATTTACATAGGCAGACTTCACTGGGATAAAAACAATGGaaattttacaatcacaggacTGCAGAGGAATGACTCAGGGATTTTTGCTATTGACTCTAAAAAAGGACGTATTTTCACTAAATCCTACAAACTCACAGTGTATG AGTCTGTATCACTTCCTGCAGTGAACACATCGAATTTGAGTGCTGAGAGCTGCATCTTGCTGTGTTCTGTGGAGAAAGGTGAAGAGACGACACTGTTGTGGTACAAAGACGAGGAGATACTGAACcagagcagctctgctctctctctgcctctcactgTACACAAGCAGGATTTCAGCTCCTCTTATAGATGTGAGGCTGCCAACCCTGCTGAAAAGAAGACTGTTGTAGCTGATATGAAGACATTCTGTGGACACGATGATGCAGACAACAgtaatgacacaaacacaagataTT atTTTGGAATTATAATCTCCATCGTGCTTGCTGTATTTGTTGTACTTATTGCCATTATTACCAAGAAGAAGTGTCTTAACAAAACCAAGACGACAACCAGACAAACACAAG ATTCGGTGAACACAGACACAGGTGTCAACTATACTGATGTCCAAATATCTGGCAACAGACCCTGTCAG GCAGGAAATTTATCAGATTCACCAGGAACTGTTGACCGCTCAAATCTAACAACAGTCTACGATAAATTGGAGGCTCATCGCATGCTTCATACAGACACAGCAGAGAATGTTTCAGACGAGCTTTCCACATACAGCAACTTTGCAGCAAATCACTGA
- the LOC121882332 gene encoding uncharacterized protein LOC121882332 isoform X2 gives MVQWHLCTLEHLMNSGFGRPFPRHGLQLLFWFANHCVTCELINSVLVMKMAYFEVGNLNTETYPSSANLPTYVRENYEFNGNCVNYNIDRIIISYQVRTRVVETVYVTEHDTAVFGRFSPDRTHEISCELIQALQNPQLDLTTFLTQMGYYGDMVVVQDNNIDETHYLEPSAQPMYNMVQTNSGSTTMEQSDNLRFFSEAFNQQLNVNIEPFSSDQQGYYTVNITQYNSGLAVEVQPKYRRPKAKKRQQALWQSYCHSEWERAYKGFAEESNKRNGGGGGGGGGIGLIRILLSVGALYLAARCFSWLRSWWKTDLNEHVLKMIPWRTPSYQRTHIMLDYVY, from the exons ATGGTACAATGGCACCTCTGCACTCTAGAGCACCTCATGAATTCAGGTTTTGGCCGTCCTTTTCCACGACATGGCCTCCAGCTCCTGTTTTGGTTTGCCAACCACTGTGTGACCTGTGAACTCATTAACTCTGTGCTCGTCATGAAG atgGCTTACTTTGAAGTTGGcaacctgaacacagaaaccTACCCATCTTCTGCAAACCTCCCGACATATGTGAGGGAAAATTATGAATTCAATGGTAACTGTGTTAATTACAATATAGACCGCATCATCATCAGTTACCAGGTGAGAACCAGGGTGGTAGAGACGGTGTATGTCACAGAGCATGACACAGCTGTCTTTGGGAGGTTCAGTCCTGACAGGACTCATGAAATCAGCTGTGAACTGATCCAAGCCCTGCAGAACCCACAGCTAGATCTCACCACCTTTCTCACCCAGATGGGCTACTATGGAGATATGGTGGTGGTTCAGGATAACAATATAGATGAGACACACTACCTAGAGCCCTCTGCTCAGCCAATGTATAACATGGTGCAGACCAACAGTGGATCCACAACAATGGAGCAAAGTGACAACTTAAGATTCTTCTCAGAAGCCTTCAATCAGCAGCTAAATGTCAACATAGAACCATTCAGCTCTGACCAGCAAGGGTACTACACTGTCAACATAACCCAATACAACAGCGGACTTGCGGTCGAAGTGCAACCTAAATACAGGAGGCCTAAAGCCAAGAAGAGACAACAAGCTTTGTGGCAAAGTTATTGCCATTCTGAGTGGGAGCGGGCTTATAAAG GTTTTGCTGAGGAATCCAATAAAAGGAATGGAGGAGGCGGTGGAGGCGGCGGCGGCATCGGCCTCATCAGAATTCTCCTCAGTGTTGGAGCGCTCTACTTGGCAGCCAGATGTTTCAGCTGGCTGAGGAGCTGGTGGAAGACGGACTTGAATGAACACGTTCTCAAGATGATACCGTGGAGGACTCCAAGTTATCAACGTACACATATCATGCTGGATTATGTGTATTAG